The Romboutsia lituseburensis DNA segment TCAAATAAAGATATAGATTTGTCAAAAAGTTATTTGAATTATGATTTAGTAAATGATAAGAATATTAATTATCTTGAAATGATTGATAATAAGATAACTGAAAACAAAAAAAGTAAGCGAAAAGTAGGTAATAATCAGGTTCAACATATGTATGGTGTTATTACTTCTGATAAAGATTTCTTTGATTCAATGGACATGGATCAGGTTAAAGAGTTCTTTGAAAATTCATTAGAGTTTGTAAAAAAAAGATTTGGCAAAGACAATATTTTATATGCAACAGTTCATCTTGATGAAAGCACTCCACATATGCACTTTGGATTTACCCCTATAACCTCTGATGGTCGTCTTTGTGCTAGAGATATTCTTAACGGAAGAAAACAACACAGCGAGTTACAGGACCAATTTAATAAGCATTGCAAGGCAAACGGATACAACCTAGAGAGAGGTGTGTCAAAGGAGGAAACAAAGGAAAGTCACACTAAGAGTTTAGACTATAAAAAGAAACTGGCTCATGAAATAAATGAAGCTAAAGAGCAAGAAATAAAGTATGGAAGAGAGTTAGATTTTTATAAAAAAGCTAGAAAAGAGTTAAAAACCAAAGCTGATATTAAAAATAAAGTAATTTATAAATTAGAAAAAATAAATAATTCAGTTGAACCT contains these protein-coding regions:
- the mobV gene encoding MobV family relaxase encodes the protein MSYSIIRIERATSKANSIGHQRHNQRENKNYSNKDIDLSKSYLNYDLVNDKNINYLEMIDNKITENKKSKRKVGNNQVQHMYGVITSDKDFFDSMDMDQVKEFFENSLEFVKKRFGKDNILYATVHLDESTPHMHFGFTPITSDGRLCARDILNGRKQHSELQDQFNKHCKANGYNLERGVSKEETKESHTKSLDYKKKLAHEINEAKEQEIKYGRELDFYKKARKELKTKADIKNKVIYKLEKINNSVEPITEWDSDEVKMVNNKTVKMPRECYDEMLDLILDVHNYYVIDGLNSENPFENFKEKLDNNYKKIEQLKKRNLAKNRKDKLEL